The following are from one region of the Pleurodeles waltl isolate 20211129_DDA chromosome 4_1, aPleWal1.hap1.20221129, whole genome shotgun sequence genome:
- the LOC138287236 gene encoding zinc finger protein 271-like, whose translation MLTHQKTQSCAVDKYRPDPETLTKKEESYTCSESFSLSSQLKHHQQTHTGEKPFRCSECAKRFSRLSCLQRHQRTHTGEKPYHCSECVKSFSQLSHLRIHQRTHTGEKPYHCSECVKSFSQLSHLRIHQRTHTGEKPYHCSECVKSFSYLSALQQHHRSHTGEKPYHCSECESRFSESSTLRKHQRIHTGEKPFRCNKCLKSFRLLSALQSHHRTHTGEKPYHCNDCGSNFSGSSTLRNHQRIHTGEQPFKCNECVKSFSRLSALQSHQRIHSGEKPYHCKECGSNFSSSSTLRNHQQIHTGAKPFKCNECEKSFSFLSNLKQHQRTHTQEKPYNCSECMKSFSHLSHLQSHQQTHTGEKPYHCNECVKRFSQLSDLQKHQRTYTGKKTYQCSQCRKSSFSASSTLRKHQRVHTGEKPFGCSECAKRFSQLSCLQRHQRTHTGEKPYNCIKCVKSFRQLSHLRIHQRTHTGETIPLQ comes from the coding sequence ATGTTGACCCATCAGAAAACACAGTCATGTGCTGTAGACAAATATAGACCCGACCCAGAGACTCTAACCAAGAAAGAAGAATCGTACACATGCAGTGAGAGCTTTAGTTTGTCATCGCAATTAAAGcaccatcagcaaacacacacaggagaaaagccattcagATGCAGTGAATGTGCAAAACGTTTTAGTCGATTATCATGCCTGCAAAGACATCAGCGAacgcacactggggaaaaaccataccattgcagtgaatgtgtgaagagcttcagtcaGTTATCACACCTACgaatacatcagcgaacacacacaggggaaaaaccataccattgcagtgaatgtgtgaagagcttcagtcaGTTATCACACCTACgaatacatcagcgaacacacacaggggaaaaaccataccattgcagtgaatgtgtgaagagctttagctaCTTATCAGCCCTACAACAGCATCACCGATCACACACAggcgaaaaaccataccattgtagCGAATGTGAAAGTCGTTTTAGTGAATCTTCAACATTAAGGAAacatcagcgaatacacacaggagaaaagccttTCAGGTGCAATAAATGTCTGAAGAGCTTTAGGCTGTTATCAGCTCTCCAAAGCCATCATCGTACACACaccggggaaaaaccataccattgcaatgactgTGGAAGTAACTTTAGTGGCTCTTCGACATTAAGGAAtcatcagcgaatacacacaggagaacagccattcaagtgcaatgaatgtgtgaagagctttagtcgattATCAGCTCTCCAAAGCCATCAGCGTATACACTCAGGGGAAAAACCCTATCATTGCAAGGAATGTGGAAGTAACTTTAGTAGCTCTTCGACATtaaggaatcatcagcaaatacacACAGGAgcaaagccattcaagtgcaatgAATGTGAAAAGAGCTTTAGTTTTTTATCAAACCTAAAAcagcatcagcgaacacacacacaggaaaaacCATACAACTGCAGTGAAtgtatgaagagctttagtcaTTTATCACACCTCCAAagccatcagcaaacacacacaggagagaaaccataccattgcaatgaatgtgtgaagagaTTCAGTCAGTTATCAGACCTCCAAAAACATCAACGAACATACACAGGCAAAAAAACATATCAATGCAGCCAATGTAGAAAAAGTAGTTTTAGTGCATCTTCAACATTAAGGAAACATCAGCGagtacacacaggggaaaagcccttCGGATGCAGTGAATGTGCGAAACGTTTTAGTCAATTATCATGCCTGCAAAGACATCAGCGAacgcacactggggaaaaaccatacaattgcattaaatgtgtgaagagcttcaggCAATTATCACACCTACgaatacatcagcgaacacacacaggagaaaccataccattgcagtga